A segment of the Methanomicrobiales archaeon genome:
GAGGGCGGTATTCCCCAGGTGCCCGATGACGAGGACGACAACCCCGAGAATGATGAACACGATTCCTGCAGCTGAGAGATTTTCGAGCTGCGGCTCGATGATCATCCCGATCGCGATGAGGTTCACGACCATCGCGATCGCAACCGAAGACAGCCCGACGGCAGCCAGACGTGCATAGGAGAGCGTATGGCTGATGATCGTGGGCAGCTCTACGATCTCGAGCGCGGATTCCATCGCGATCCCGACGACACCCAGCACGAGAAGCACGGCGCCGACGATGCCGGGAAGGGAAAGGCCCATGACCACGGGCGGAGACGCGGTCAGGTCCGGCATCATCGGCAGGGGGAACAGCGACCAGAGAATGACGAGAATGCCCCACATCACGGCGATCCACCCGACCTGTCCGGTGAGACCCCGAGTCCCGTGGTGGTGATACTGGATGTACGTGTTCAGGGACCGTCCGAGCGTGATCTGGAGAATGCCTATCCATATCACCAGCATGAGAAGACCCGTCAGATCCGGGCCCGCGCCATGCGCCTCGGCGCCGATCGAGAGATGCCTCGAGGGAAGTATCGGTTCCAGCCCTGGTATCGCGAAGCCGAAGAACTCGGAGAAGAGTACCCCGAAGATGATGCTGGTGATACTGGCGTACAGGAGTACGGTGATCAATCGCCTGCCCTCCGGGGATGTCAGGAACCTGCGCAGCGCGAGCGCAACCACAAGCAGGATCGCCCCGTAGCCGACGTCACCCAGGATCAGCCCGAAGAAGATCGGGAAGATGATGGCGACGAGCAGCGTCGGGTCGAGTTCGTTGTAGCGCGGGCGGGAGTAGAGATCGATCAGAGCCTGCGCCGGCTGCGCAAACCGGGAATTGTCATACTCCACCGGTGCGGGATCGTGCATTCCGACAGGATGATCGGATATGTAGACCCTCCCGTCCGTCGCCAGGGATATGCCGGACTTCAGGCGCGGGACCTCCTCGGTGGGAACCCATCCCTCCGCGATGAACGCCTGGTCTGTCGTGGCGAACCGCAGCGGGGCGGACGCCTGCTCCACATCCGCTGTGAGGATCTCCTCCGATGCTGCCAGGAACTCCATCTGCTCCGTCCTGATCCGCTGGAGGCGCTCCTCGACCCGAGCGATCCCGGCGGTGATCCGGGAGATCTCCTGCCGGTGAGCGTCCAGGAGGCGCTCCGGCATGCCCTCGCCCTTCGGGACGGGCAGCGGCGCGAAGCCGGCGGCCAGGAGCGCCTGCTCTGCAGCACTCTGGTGCTCCTTCGGTACGAACAGCGCGATGAAGTTGCCCTCTTTCCGCGCCGAGAAGTACTTCTCGTGGGGGACGTCGATGTTCACGTCCCGGGGAACCCTGCCGGTGAAGACGGCGAGCGTCGCATAGCCGCGGTAGAGTTCGAGGGGAATCGGTACGGCTGCAAAAGGTTCGAGCTCCTTCATCTGCTGCTCGCGATCCCGCAGCTCCGCCTCGAGCCCCGAGCGCTCCTGGAGAAGCCCCTCGACCTCGTCGGCGATCCGTGCGAGATCGCGGTCGATTGCCGCCCGGAGCTCCTGCACGGAGTGGCGTCTTTTCGGCTGCAGATCCTCCGGGTTCACACCGACGATGCTCTCGATGGAGCGGATCTTCACCAGCCGTTCCGACGCCTCGCTCGCGCCCGGAAGGGGCTTCCCGATGGAGAGCTCCGCGAACTCTCCGCCCTTCTCCTCCACGTGATCCTTGATGTGGAAGATGCGGTGGGAGTAGACCTCGCGGATGATGGGAGCCATCTGCTCCTTCGAGGCGACGATGAGCAGCCGGCTCATCTTCCTAGGCTTTAGCATGGAACTGCTCCTCGAAACGCGCCGTCAGCAGTGCGACCGCCCTGTCGAGGTTTTTCATGCCTTTGCTGCGAAGGGACCCGGCCCGCGCGTCCCCCTCCTTGATCGCTTCCGCCCGTCTCCTCGCCGCTTCTTCTCGAGCATCGGAGAGCCGCCTCTTCCGGTACTCCTCGGCTTCGGCATGCGCTTTGGCGATCAGATGCTCGGCCTCCAGTCTGGCAGCGGAAAGTTTCTGCTCCCTTTCGGCCTTCGCTTCCTGAATGAGCGTGTTATACTCTTCCTCAGACTGTTTTATGCTCTTTAAAACCTCAATTTTCATCCAACCCTCCTCTCACAGCATACCAATATCTGGAGAAAAGTATCCATATATTTGTTTTTATTTTATTTAAGGTCAAGACGATGGGGAAAATCCCGTTCACCCTGTTCCCCTTCCATAAAAAAATTGCAATAGAGAGTTTATTATAAAATCTATCGAATATAATCTGTCCGCGGGACCTGCGGCCTCTCCCGTCAGCGGGGGCGCTCCGCGGCAGATCCTCATGCGGTGCGGAGCCCGCCGCCGTCCAGGCGGCGGATCCGGATATGGGGAGGCGTGTTCTCCAGCACGACTGCTCCCTCCTCCCCCCCCAGACGGATGCCCGAGAGCTCATCCGATGAGCAGAGAAGGTGCTGCTCGGGGTGCGTGCCCCGCCGGATGCCGCAGGAGAGCTGGATCTCGGGTCCGACCGCCACGACGAGTTTCAGCCGGGAGGACCCGGGATGCTCTTTCGGGAGGATGACGAGGGGGAGATGGTAGCGGCGTATGAGTGTTAAGAGCATCGCCGCCGGCTCGATGGCCCCCCCCTCGGGTGCGGAGACCACGACCAGATCGTCCGGATGCACGGCTTCGCAGTATTCGCGCTCGCAGCTCTCGATGTAGAGGGGAAACCCGCTCCCCGCCCGTCCAATCAGAAGAAAAGAGGATTCTCCTTCGACGAGGAGGAGATCATCCGCTAGCGGATGCTTCATTCCGCTTCGACGTTGTCCGACTGACAGCTGGGGCATACGGGCCTTCTTCCGACCCCTTTGAACCGCTCGCCGCACTCCCTGCAGCGGTAATCCCTGCCCTTCACGCGCTCGTTGTACTCAACGTCCATGGGTCCGCCGACACTGCACATTCGATCACCCCAATAGGTTGGGGGCTCCGCTGTTATTTAACCCTATCGTGCCGGTTCCGCTGCGCAACTACACCGCGAGCGATATTCCGACGATGTGCAGGAGCACGATGATCAGCACTCCCACAAGCCCGCCTATCGCGCTGATGAGCACCGTGAGCCAGTTGATGGGGATATCCGGCTGTCCGAAGATGCGCATCAGGTCGAGGAGATTGATCAGGAACAGGATCACGATCCCGACGATCGCGTTGACGATCAGCGCGACTCCGCGTTTGAAGAGCCAGTACAGCACGACTGCGATGGCGATCGCGACAAGAAGCGTTAAAATACCTTCGATTATTGCCATACGTCCTGCCCCCGGATCGCTGGAGCAGCCATTCCCGAACCTCTCATCAGGGGTGCGGGCACGATCCAATTCGATTATCGGAGGGGATCGAGATATACTTTATCAAAACGCACATCGCCCTGCTGCCACTGCAGAAGGTTAAATTTTCAGGTATCCTGCGGTGAGACGGCCCCTTTTCCCGGTAATCTGGGGTTATCCGATCTCGGGTCCGGAGGGCCGGTTCGATCTCGGTCTGGGCTTCCCGGACACTTCCCTGAACATGGACTCAGGTTGGACAGCAGCAGCAAACGATCCCCCCCCTTCTCATGCCGCCTATCGCAATACGGCGAACGGGGACACTGTATCCCTGCCCTGCTGACCGATATCGCTCCTGGATGCAGATTCTCTTCGACCGACCCCGGAGGAGGAGCGATCCCGATGCTCGTGCCGGATTCGCGCCTGCTCGCACCGAACCCCTGGGGGGATCGCGAGATTTTCAAGCCGATCTGCGGAAACTTTATTAACTCTCATCCCTCCCCCTGCCTCCGATCGAAATGGTTGTCGCAAGGATGTCTGCATGGAGGTTCAAGAAGGGCAGGCGGGAAGAGGCCTTCGATCTGCTGGACAGGAAGATTGCAGATGACGCCCGTGCTTTGAAGGGGTACCGCGGGAGTCTGGACTTATTTGCTCTGGACGATCCCGACGCCGCCGTGATCATCACGCTCTGG
Coding sequences within it:
- a CDS encoding V-type ATP synthase subunit I, with product MLKPRKMSRLLIVASKEQMAPIIREVYSHRIFHIKDHVEEKGGEFAELSIGKPLPGASEASERLVKIRSIESIVGVNPEDLQPKRRHSVQELRAAIDRDLARIADEVEGLLQERSGLEAELRDREQQMKELEPFAAVPIPLELYRGYATLAVFTGRVPRDVNIDVPHEKYFSARKEGNFIALFVPKEHQSAAEQALLAAGFAPLPVPKGEGMPERLLDAHRQEISRITAGIARVEERLQRIRTEQMEFLAASEEILTADVEQASAPLRFATTDQAFIAEGWVPTEEVPRLKSGISLATDGRVYISDHPVGMHDPAPVEYDNSRFAQPAQALIDLYSRPRYNELDPTLLVAIIFPIFFGLILGDVGYGAILLVVALALRRFLTSPEGRRLITVLLYASITSIIFGVLFSEFFGFAIPGLEPILPSRHLSIGAEAHGAGPDLTGLLMLVIWIGILQITLGRSLNTYIQYHHHGTRGLTGQVGWIAVMWGILVILWSLFPLPMMPDLTASPPVVMGLSLPGIVGAVLLVLGVVGIAMESALEIVELPTIISHTLSYARLAAVGLSSVAIAMVVNLIAIGMIIEPQLENLSAAGIVFIILGVVVLVIGHLGNTALGLIGGGLQSLRLQYVEFFTKFYRGGGIKYNPFGLLRRFTED
- a CDS encoding V-type ATPase subunit subunit G family protein gives rise to the protein MKIEVLKSIKQSEEEYNTLIQEAKAEREQKLSAARLEAEHLIAKAHAEAEEYRKRRLSDAREEAARRRAEAIKEGDARAGSLRSKGMKNLDRAVALLTARFEEQFHAKA
- a CDS encoding alpha/beta hydrolase translates to MKHPLADDLLLVEGESSFLLIGRAGSGFPLYIESCEREYCEAVHPDDLVVVSAPEGGAIEPAAMLLTLIRRYHLPLVILPKEHPGSSRLKLVVAVGPEIQLSCGIRRGTHPEQHLLCSSDELSGIRLGGEEGAVVLENTPPHIRIRRLDGGGLRTA
- a CDS encoding pro-sigmaK processing inhibitor BofA family protein, with protein sequence MAIIEGILTLLVAIAIAVVLYWLFKRGVALIVNAIVGIVILFLINLLDLMRIFGQPDIPINWLTVLISAIGGLVGVLIIVLLHIVGISLAV